The sequence AAAACTAGGAAAAATAACAGATGTAAATTGGTACAATTCAATTGACATGTCAATCAACAACTAAAACAGTTCAACATGTGAGCAAAAGAATATTATAAAAAATTAGGTAGGCACCTTATTACAAACTTGAGAGCAAGCTAGAACTGGTGTATTAGTATTACCAACAGAAATGGAATACTTCCACTGCATCAGTTCCAACTATCACACTGTGTAGAACAAGGTTTCACAGAACTAAACTTTTCAGAGTGTCTGGTGCTGTTATCTACATATTCAACTGATTTAGATGATACTATGAAGCAACCAACTATTTAGCCTGAAATGTAAAATTGAGGAGCACTGCACTAGACAAAATTCTAATGAGTGACATTTAGCAACCAAATTAGAGTTCGTGTCACAGAAGTTAAAATTAATCTTGGGCATACTTGTAGATTTACTCACTGAGAAAATTATGTACAGGTAACAAGCTCATACCCAACCATTGTCAATGCGAGATCAATCAAATAGTATAATGTATAAGCAATTGACTGCATACCATTATTCCTGATATAGAATGGCAACCAGTAGAGGAAAGTATAAGCAACAAGCTTGGAGAAGAAGAGGCAGAATGCAAACGGCGCAACGCCAGGCAGCCTCCACGCCTCGAAGAACCCAATCGCCCTTGGCAATTGTGatcccatctccatctccagcTCGTCATCCTCATTCGCTTGGGCCTCTTTCTTATCCTCCCCAAGCAGCTCCACCTCCTCCCCACCATCGCCATTCATCTCAACCTCCATGACCTGCGCCTCCAACCCGGCTTCACTCGGGTGCGCGACCAAGGATACCAGCACGACGACCCCAAGCGCGGCGATGACGAATGCTGGCACCAAGAACGACCACCCCCACCCGAActcgagcacggcggcggcgaggacggagCCGGCGATGTTCCCCACCGAGGTGTGCGAGTTCCACACCCCCATGATGGTGCCGCGCTTCGAGGCGTGGCCGAACCAGTTCCCCATGACGGCGACGACGCAGGGCCAGCCGGCGGACTGGACGACGCCGCTGGCGACCTGCGCGGCCGCGAAGAAGGCGAGCGCGTGGACGTCCAGGAAGTAggcggcgccgagcgcggcgcACGCGGCCCCGGACGCGAGCAtggcggcgccgaggaggcggcggaggtcggcgcGGTCGGCGAGGTGGCCCGCGGCGAACATGGCGAGCGCGTAGGCGGAGAGGAAGGCGACGTCGAGCTCGCCGAGGCGGTGCGGGCCGCGGGCGCCCGAGAAGGGCGCCCACTCCGCAGAGAGCACCGCCTTGACGATGCTGGGCGGCTTGCGGGAGGCGTGGAACGCCGCGTACGACGCGAAGGTGAGCGCCAGCACCGCGTACTCGCGCCGCCCGAGGCCCCGCGCCGGTGCGCCcccgtggggcggcggcgcggccgccgcggcttcCATCGGAGTGGGGGCCGGAGCGGATGCTAGAGAGGAGAGAGGTCTGAGGGCAGGGGAGGCGTGGGGAAGGTGAGATCTGGCATCGGGGGAAGGAGGAGACGACGACCCGGAGACAGGAGGACTGGGACTGACAAGAGGGGAAGTTTGGCggggtttttacatttttaccactatAAGAAAGACCACTCGCTGGTTTAGCACGTTTAAACAGGCTCCTACAGATTTAGCACTACTGTAGCCGTAAATCTTACGTTTTTACCACTTTTGCCTACGTGGCAGGACACGGCGGCAGGCCACATTGGCGCCCGGTCAGCAAGGCGAGGCGAAATGTCCTTTGTGCCCTCGCTCCTTTGTTCATGTGCCTGTGACCCCCGGTCCAACCCGTTGACCGCTCCCactctcctcacccctctctcgcTATCCCGCCAACGCCGACGCCTTTCTTCCCCaatgcgccgccgcctcacgcCTCCCCCAGCGCAACGGCGGCCAGGGCTCTTGCCATGGTGACCGCAATTCCATTCCGCCGCGACTAAGGGAAAGGTACGTGGGCTTGTTTCCTCATGGCCACCCGCTGCGATTAGGGTTAGGTTTTGCGGGATCTCAGGTTTTGCGGCTTTTGATTTCTTGTTTCTCGGTTCAGGTGTGTGATGTAATAGGTCGCCATATCCCGTGGCCGCAATGGATCCTTGTGATTGTCCTCCCTGGTGAGTTCTTAAGCTCCACCCGATGAATGTGTCTACTATGCATAGCAAGAGCGTGTGTGGGTCCTCATTTGTTTTCATTATTTATGATGATGCCAGGATCGATCCTAGCAGTGCGTTTAGGCTAGTTGTTAAGGTTTCTCCATATGTTGCTGATGGTGAATATGGGCTAGTGGAAATGGCAGAGCAGCAGCATAACATATGGTTTGATAGGAACAGTCAGTACTCTCTTGCTCAATTCAGTGATGATTTGGCCTCAAAGATTATATGGGGGCCTAGTCAAACACTGGCAGTTTGGGTTCTTGACCAAGATACTGGGTCTGAGTGGAAGCTAATGAGGGATGAACATATGCAGCAGATGATTAAGGACAGATGGGATGAGAGGCAGGCTATTCTTGTAGTAGATGTTGTGAGCAAGGACTCTATTAAGGGAAAATCTTCATCAGATGCTTCAAAAGGTAGATATGTCTCTGGTGTGACTAATGGAACCAATGCAGAGGCTACTGATGTTGAAGGATGTGGTGATACCAACAGTTCCACGCAAGCAGCACCTGCTCAACAGCCACCAGCAGTTGATTGGAGCACTCTGACCATTTTAGAGAACCCAGATGATGATGGTATAGCTGCACAGGTTGTTGATGAGGACCTTGTATTCGAGGCAATGGGATTCAAGGATGCTGTGGAACCAGAAGAAGCTGGTCATGGACAAGATGTGCCATTTCCAGCTATGTCAGCAGAGATGCAGGAAGACATCAATGAAGCAGCTGTAAATGTTGATGACACAGCTGATGAGGAGCCACTGTATGAATGGGACAGAGACCATCCTGATCTGAGTGTAGGCATCTGCTACCCCAGCATGCCAGAGTTGAGTCTTGCAGCTAAGCAGCATGCTATTGTTAACGAGTTTGAGCTTCAAACTGAGCACTCTGACAAAAAAAGGTATCGGGTTTCCTGTGCAGCTGTAGGGTGTCCATGGAAACTTAGAGCTAGAACACAGCATGATGGCAATGTCAGGATATAACTTCTGAAATTTGTTCATACTGTGATTGTTACTTATTTGTCTTTGTTTGCATACTCTGATTTTGTACTTATTTAATTATAATTGAACCTAGCTTAATTTCTATTTTGTAAATGCAGATACAAATAAATGAGGGAAAACATCAGTGTGCATCTACACAAAGAGTTTTGAGCAAGATGGCATCAATAAATTGGGTGGCAGAGAGAGCTATTCCATTGCTCAAGATGAACCCAACAATGGGGGCTTCAGAAATGCAAAAGCTGTTGAGATTCAAATACAACATTGAAATCCCCTACCAGACAGTGTACAATGGGACAAAGAGAGCATCTGAGAGAATTTTTATTAAGTGGACTGATTCCTTTGATTGGTTGTA comes from Panicum virgatum strain AP13 chromosome 4K, P.virgatum_v5, whole genome shotgun sequence and encodes:
- the LOC120702805 gene encoding putative glycerol-3-phosphate transporter 5 is translated as MVGKNSSGLKKKKCKRSQTSPLVSPSPPVSGSSSPPSPDARSHLPHASPALRPLSSLASAPAPTPMEAAAAAPPPHGGAPARGLGRREYAVLALTFASYAAFHASRKPPSIVKAVLSAEWAPFSGARGPHRLGELDVAFLSAYALAMFAAGHLADRADLRRLLGAAMLASGAACAALGAAYFLDVHALAFFAAAQVASGVVQSAGWPCVVAVMGNWFGHASKRGTIMGVWNSHTSVGNIAGSVLAAAVLEFGWGWSFLVPAFVIAALGVVVLVSLVAHPSEAGLEAQVMEVEMNGDGGEEVELLGEDKKEAQANEDDELEMEMGSQLPRAIGFFEAWRLPGVAPFAFCLFFSKLVAYTFLYWLPFYIRNNAVAGQFLSHKASGILSIVFDIGGVLGGISAGFLSDAIGARAVTSVLFLFLSIPALIVYRTYGSISMHHNIGLMFLSGYFVNGPYSLITTAVATDLGTQDAIKGNSRALATVSAIIDGTGSVGAALGPLLTGYISTRGWNSVFFMLIVSISLAILFLIRLAKDEIVTKLSTRS